From one Microbacterium aurum genomic stretch:
- a CDS encoding carbohydrate ABC transporter permease — protein sequence MSATATKRIGFGTKLSSWDLKVSPYLYISPFFILFVIVGLFPIGYTAVISFMNWDLVRGSGEFIGFDQYGWILSNPKFWIALRNTFSIFLLSSVPQLIVAIFIAALLDQNIRAKTFWRMGVLLPYVMAPVAVALIFSNMFGDQYGIVNTWLGNIGIEPVKWHSNAFASHIAIATMVNFRWTGYNSLILLAAMQAIPRDYYEAATVDGAGKARQFFSITLPSLRPTLIFVIITSTIGGLQIFDEPRMYDQYGTGGANSQWLTITLWLYNIGWGEWNFGRAAALAWILFLIILVIGLINLLVTKSLVRDEGSRSTMTRAQLRAAQRSAKADVARRRTAHNAATETREVIR from the coding sequence GTGAGCGCGACGGCGACCAAGCGCATCGGGTTCGGCACCAAGCTGAGCTCGTGGGACCTCAAGGTCTCGCCCTATCTGTACATCTCCCCGTTCTTCATCCTCTTCGTGATCGTGGGACTCTTCCCGATCGGCTACACCGCCGTCATCTCTTTCATGAACTGGGACCTCGTCCGAGGGTCGGGTGAGTTCATCGGCTTCGACCAGTACGGGTGGATCCTGTCCAACCCGAAGTTCTGGATTGCGCTGCGCAACACCTTCAGCATCTTCCTGCTCTCGAGCGTTCCGCAGCTGATCGTCGCGATCTTCATCGCCGCACTGCTCGACCAGAACATCCGCGCCAAGACCTTCTGGCGCATGGGCGTGCTGCTGCCCTACGTCATGGCGCCGGTGGCCGTGGCTCTGATCTTCTCCAACATGTTCGGCGACCAGTACGGGATCGTGAACACCTGGCTCGGCAACATCGGGATCGAGCCCGTGAAGTGGCACTCGAATGCCTTCGCCAGCCACATCGCCATCGCCACGATGGTCAACTTCCGCTGGACCGGATACAACAGCCTCATCCTTCTCGCCGCGATGCAGGCGATCCCGCGCGACTACTACGAGGCCGCGACGGTGGACGGTGCCGGCAAGGCACGTCAGTTCTTCTCGATCACCCTGCCGAGCCTGCGCCCCACCCTCATTTTCGTCATCATCACCTCAACGATCGGCGGACTGCAGATCTTCGATGAGCCCCGCATGTACGACCAGTACGGCACCGGCGGGGCGAACTCGCAGTGGCTGACGATCACGCTCTGGCTCTACAACATCGGCTGGGGCGAGTGGAACTTCGGCCGAGCTGCGGCACTGGCGTGGATCCTGTTCCTCATCATCTTGGTGATCGGCCTGATCAACCTCCTTGTCACGAAGAGTCTCGTCCGCGACGAAGGCAGCAGATCGACCATGACGCGCGCACAACTGCGCGCCGCACAGCGCAGCGCGAAGGCCGATGTCGCACGGCGCCGCACCGCCCACAACGCCGCCACCGAGACCCGTGAGGTGATCCGATGA
- a CDS encoding carbohydrate ABC transporter permease codes for MSALDAHPIVLSEEEPEPPRPARRPRRVKGSRPGWFVYGCLGVVLLASIFPFYWSLLIGSGTSYTIRDPNMSWLPGGNFFSNAAKVINDPAVNFWVALWNSIVSSGLIALSVVFFSTLAGWAFAKLRFKGSSVLLVFVIATMAVPMQLGVVPLYILFSEIGWTGNLGAIIIPALVSAFGVFWMTQYIRQAVPDELIEAARVDGATAFRTFLTVGVPAARPAAAMLGLFTFVSAWNNFFWPFIVLDRQSPTLPVALSLLQSNYFIDYSIVLAGVLLSTIPLIILFVFAGKQLVSGIMQGAVKG; via the coding sequence ATGAGCGCCCTCGACGCCCACCCCATCGTCCTGTCCGAGGAAGAGCCGGAGCCGCCCCGCCCGGCACGCCGGCCCCGGCGCGTCAAGGGGTCACGCCCTGGCTGGTTCGTGTACGGATGCCTCGGGGTCGTGCTCCTGGCGAGCATCTTCCCCTTCTACTGGTCGCTGCTGATCGGGTCGGGCACCTCGTACACGATCCGCGACCCCAACATGTCGTGGCTCCCGGGCGGAAACTTCTTCAGCAACGCCGCGAAGGTGATCAACGATCCCGCGGTGAACTTCTGGGTTGCGCTGTGGAACTCGATCGTCAGCTCGGGACTCATCGCCCTGTCGGTCGTGTTCTTCTCCACACTTGCGGGTTGGGCCTTCGCGAAGCTGCGGTTCAAGGGCTCGAGTGTCCTGCTGGTCTTCGTCATCGCGACGATGGCGGTCCCGATGCAGCTGGGTGTCGTGCCGCTGTACATCCTGTTCAGTGAGATCGGCTGGACCGGCAACCTCGGCGCCATCATCATCCCCGCCCTCGTCAGCGCGTTCGGCGTGTTCTGGATGACGCAGTACATCCGCCAGGCCGTCCCCGATGAGCTCATCGAGGCCGCGCGGGTCGACGGGGCGACCGCCTTCCGGACGTTCCTGACGGTCGGCGTGCCCGCCGCGCGTCCTGCCGCAGCGATGCTGGGCCTGTTCACCTTCGTGTCGGCGTGGAACAACTTCTTCTGGCCGTTCATCGTGCTGGACCGGCAAAGCCCCACCCTGCCCGTCGCGCTGTCGCTGCTGCAGTCGAACTACTTCATCGACTACTCGATCGTGCTGGCCGGCGTGCTGCTGTCGACCATCCCGCTCATCATCCTGTTCGTCTTCGCCGGCAAGCAATTGGTCAGCGGCATCATGCAGGGTGCGGTCAAGGGCTGA
- a CDS encoding GH1 family beta-glucosidase, translating into MSDTARPFPSGFLFGAATAAYQIEGAAFEDGRTASIWDTFSREPGAVINADNGDVACDHYHRFRDDVALMKDLGLDTYRFSVSWARVRPDGGAVNQKGLDFYKRLVDELHGAGILPWLTLYHWDLPQALQDRGGWTVRETSDLFTEYALSVHDALGDRVQNWTTLNEPWCSSFLSYTGGIHAPGHFSITEGVLAAHHLLLGHGQVVRELRARDASLDLGITLNLTVADPVDPSDAGDLDAARRIDGQFNRWFLDPIFRGQYPADIVADIRAVDAGAIDALDAATLPGDLETIAQPLQALGVNYYHGEFVGAAPDPHPPVPGDAPTDRATGSPWPAGVDIHWHERGLPRTNMGWEVQPEGLTRLLQRVWTEYAQPAGTVLYVTENGAAYDDELVVEDGVGRVHDTERVAFLRGHLGAIADAAESGVDVRGYFYWSLLDNFEWAWGYAKRFGIVRVDYDTQERTAKDSALEYRRVIAARAIDVPSALLAPR; encoded by the coding sequence ATGTCTGACACCGCGCGCCCCTTCCCGTCCGGATTCCTGTTCGGCGCGGCGACCGCGGCCTACCAGATCGAGGGCGCGGCCTTCGAGGACGGCCGGACGGCATCCATCTGGGACACGTTCAGCCGGGAACCCGGCGCCGTGATCAACGCCGACAACGGCGACGTCGCGTGCGACCACTACCACCGGTTCCGCGACGACGTCGCGCTCATGAAGGACCTGGGGCTCGACACCTACCGTTTCTCGGTGTCGTGGGCGCGCGTCCGCCCCGACGGCGGAGCGGTCAACCAGAAGGGCCTGGACTTCTACAAGCGGCTCGTCGACGAGCTGCACGGTGCCGGCATCCTGCCCTGGCTGACGCTCTACCACTGGGACCTGCCGCAGGCGCTGCAGGACCGCGGCGGCTGGACGGTGCGCGAGACGAGTGACCTGTTCACCGAGTACGCGCTGAGCGTGCACGACGCCCTCGGCGACCGCGTGCAGAACTGGACGACGCTCAATGAGCCGTGGTGCTCGTCGTTCTTGAGCTACACCGGCGGCATCCACGCCCCCGGGCACTTCTCGATCACCGAGGGCGTCCTCGCGGCGCACCACCTGCTGCTCGGCCACGGTCAGGTCGTGCGCGAGCTGCGGGCACGCGATGCGTCGCTGGATCTCGGGATCACGCTGAACCTCACCGTCGCCGACCCGGTCGACCCGTCCGACGCCGGCGATCTCGACGCGGCGCGGCGCATCGACGGCCAGTTCAACCGCTGGTTCCTCGACCCGATCTTCCGCGGGCAGTACCCCGCCGACATCGTCGCCGACATCCGCGCCGTGGATGCCGGGGCCATCGACGCCCTCGACGCCGCGACCCTGCCGGGCGACCTCGAGACGATCGCCCAGCCGCTGCAGGCGCTGGGCGTCAACTACTACCACGGCGAGTTCGTCGGTGCCGCGCCCGACCCGCATCCGCCGGTCCCGGGCGACGCTCCCACCGACCGGGCGACGGGGTCGCCGTGGCCTGCGGGGGTGGACATCCACTGGCACGAGCGGGGCCTGCCGCGCACCAACATGGGCTGGGAGGTGCAGCCGGAGGGACTCACTCGGCTGCTGCAGCGGGTGTGGACGGAGTACGCCCAGCCGGCGGGCACGGTCCTGTACGTCACCGAGAACGGCGCCGCCTACGATGACGAGCTCGTCGTCGAGGATGGCGTCGGGCGGGTGCACGACACGGAGCGGGTCGCGTTCCTGCGGGGGCACCTCGGTGCGATCGCGGATGCCGCGGAGTCGGGCGTCGACGTGCGCGGCTACTTCTACTGGTCGCTGCTGGACAATTTCGAGTGGGCGTGGGGGTACGCCAAGCGGTTCGGCATCGTCCGCGTGGACTACGACACCCAGGAGCGCACGGCGAAGGACAGCGCGCTGGAGTATCGTCGGGTCATCGCCGCCCGCGCGATCGACGTCCCATCCGCACTTCTTGCACCGAGGTAG
- a CDS encoding LacI family DNA-binding transcriptional regulator, translating to MSIDTPRAVATIEEVAAAAGVSRSTVSRVVNGSTAVSPAALEAVQRAISELNYVPNRAARSLASRATMAIALVVPEDTTRFFGDPFFASIVSGINARLSRSDYVLNLIIASDDPRDKTTAYVRSGAVDGAIVVSHHTSDTFIDRIAAAVPVVYGGRPVRDRKSAYYVDVDNAAGARDATAYLVGKGFRRIGTITGPLTMPAGVDRLSGFREALAAAGLEPVAVEDGNFTADGGAAAMRRMIDAGAEPDALFVASDLMARGAFATLGRAGIRVPEDVAIVGFDDSPVATSVNPQLTTMRQPSHEQGEAMADILLSLLAGGQPPHVTILQTELVLRASA from the coding sequence GTGAGCATCGACACGCCGCGCGCGGTCGCCACGATCGAAGAGGTCGCCGCGGCCGCCGGGGTCTCGCGTTCGACGGTGTCTCGGGTCGTGAACGGATCGACGGCGGTCAGCCCGGCCGCCCTCGAGGCCGTGCAGCGCGCGATCTCCGAGCTCAACTACGTGCCCAACCGCGCCGCCCGCTCGCTCGCCAGCCGCGCCACGATGGCGATCGCGCTCGTCGTGCCCGAGGACACGACGCGGTTCTTCGGCGACCCGTTCTTCGCGTCGATCGTGTCGGGGATCAACGCGCGCCTCAGCCGCTCGGACTACGTGCTGAACCTCATCATCGCCAGCGACGATCCCCGCGACAAGACGACGGCGTACGTGCGCAGCGGCGCCGTCGACGGGGCCATCGTGGTCTCCCACCACACCAGCGACACGTTCATCGACCGCATCGCCGCCGCGGTCCCGGTCGTCTACGGCGGCCGCCCGGTGCGCGATCGGAAGAGCGCGTACTACGTCGATGTCGACAACGCCGCTGGCGCCCGCGACGCGACGGCGTACCTGGTGGGCAAGGGCTTCCGCCGCATCGGCACCATCACGGGGCCGCTGACGATGCCGGCCGGCGTCGACCGCCTGAGCGGGTTCCGCGAGGCGCTCGCCGCCGCGGGGCTCGAGCCGGTCGCCGTCGAGGACGGCAACTTCACGGCGGATGGCGGAGCCGCCGCGATGCGCCGGATGATCGACGCCGGCGCCGAGCCCGACGCCCTGTTCGTCGCGAGCGACCTCATGGCGCGCGGTGCCTTCGCGACGCTCGGACGCGCCGGCATCCGCGTGCCCGAAGACGTCGCGATCGTCGGCTTCGACGATTCGCCGGTGGCGACGAGCGTCAACCCGCAGCTGACCACGATGCGTCAGCCGTCCCACGAGCAGGGCGAGGCGATGGCCGACATCCTGCTGTCGCTGCTGGCCGGCGGACAGCCGCCGCACGTGACAATCCTGCAGACCGAGCTGGTCCTCCGCGCCTCGGCATGA
- a CDS encoding VOC family protein: MTDLAPASARLHAATRMDAVTLLVGDLDAQTAFYRDVVTLEVQDAAGDTVTLGRAGRPLVILRHEPALRHAPAGSAGLFHTAILFETQPALAAALYSVAQRAPRTFTGSADHLVSQAFYLTDPEGNGIELYWDRDRTEWSWTHGQVEMDTLYLDPNAFLTEHLTEAAANGATATDAAAIGHVHLSVGDIATARAFYVDALGFDTTAALGSQALFVSAGGYHHHMAMNVWNSRGAGPRMPALGLGRVDLALPDADGLGALTERLRHNGIAVRDDGRTVAFTDPWNNLLHASVV; this comes from the coding sequence ATGACTGATCTCGCCCCGGCATCCGCCCGCCTTCACGCGGCCACGCGGATGGATGCCGTCACCCTCCTCGTCGGCGACCTCGACGCGCAGACCGCGTTCTACCGCGACGTCGTGACGCTCGAGGTGCAGGATGCCGCCGGCGACACCGTCACCCTCGGCCGTGCCGGGCGCCCGCTGGTGATCCTCCGGCACGAGCCGGCGCTGCGGCACGCGCCCGCCGGTTCCGCGGGCCTGTTCCACACCGCGATCCTCTTCGAGACGCAGCCCGCCCTCGCGGCGGCGCTGTACTCCGTCGCCCAGCGCGCGCCGCGCACCTTCACCGGAAGCGCCGACCACCTCGTCAGCCAGGCGTTCTACCTCACCGACCCCGAGGGCAACGGCATCGAGCTGTACTGGGACCGCGACCGCACCGAGTGGTCGTGGACCCACGGCCAGGTCGAGATGGACACGCTGTACCTCGACCCGAACGCGTTCCTCACCGAGCACCTCACCGAGGCCGCCGCGAACGGTGCGACGGCGACGGATGCCGCGGCCATCGGCCATGTGCACCTCTCGGTCGGCGACATCGCGACGGCGCGCGCGTTCTACGTCGACGCGCTCGGGTTCGACACGACCGCGGCGCTCGGCTCTCAGGCCCTGTTCGTCAGCGCCGGCGGCTACCACCACCACATGGCCATGAACGTGTGGAACTCCCGCGGCGCGGGTCCGCGGATGCCGGCGCTCGGCCTCGGTCGCGTCGATCTCGCCCTGCCGGATGCCGACGGTCTCGGCGCCCTGACCGAGCGCCTGCGTCACAACGGCATCGCAGTGCGCGACGACGGCCGCACAGTCGCGTTCACCGACCCGTGGAACAACCTGCTGCACGCGTCCGTCGTCTGA
- a CDS encoding uracil-xanthine permease family protein codes for MPIWTLHGDGRTVEPGAVVTPTERLGWPATIAIGAQHVVAMFGATFLVPILTGFPVTTTLFFSGVGTILFLLLTRNKLPSYLGSSFAFIAPIQAYNGGKTLETTQQITQAMVSVAVTGVILALVGLLVQKIGTRWIEKLMPPVVSGAIVALIGLNLAPAAWNNFTVQPGVATITLAAIILFSVLFRGFLGRISIFLGVVVGYVFAAITGQVSFDAVSQAAWVGLPEFHLPAFGDPVSWSLLPIFLPVVLVLIAENVGHVRGVATMTGDPTINRHTGRALTADGVASTLAGLFGGSATTTYGENIGVMAATRVYSTAAYWVAGAFAILLSFSPAFGAVINTIPAGVIGGATTALYGLIGVIGIKIWVDNQVDFSRPVNQYTAAVAFVIAIAGFTMNLGTLTFSAIVLGTVAALVIYHGGNAIARWRNTGTDDGGPIVPIGQLGGDPQ; via the coding sequence ATGCCCATCTGGACCCTGCACGGCGACGGCCGCACCGTCGAGCCCGGCGCCGTCGTCACGCCCACCGAGCGCCTCGGCTGGCCGGCAACGATCGCGATCGGCGCGCAGCACGTCGTGGCGATGTTCGGCGCGACGTTCCTCGTGCCGATCCTCACCGGCTTCCCCGTGACGACGACCCTCTTCTTCTCGGGCGTCGGCACGATCCTGTTCCTGCTGCTCACGCGCAACAAGCTGCCCAGCTACCTCGGCTCCTCGTTCGCGTTCATCGCCCCGATCCAGGCGTACAACGGCGGTAAGACCCTCGAGACGACGCAGCAGATCACGCAGGCGATGGTCAGCGTCGCGGTCACGGGTGTGATCCTCGCGCTCGTGGGCCTGCTCGTGCAGAAGATCGGCACGCGCTGGATCGAGAAGCTCATGCCGCCGGTCGTCTCGGGCGCCATCGTCGCCCTGATCGGCCTCAACCTCGCCCCCGCGGCCTGGAACAACTTCACCGTGCAGCCGGGCGTCGCGACCATCACCCTCGCCGCGATCATCCTGTTCAGCGTGCTGTTCCGCGGGTTCCTCGGACGCATCTCGATCTTCCTCGGCGTCGTCGTCGGCTACGTCTTCGCGGCGATCACCGGTCAGGTGTCGTTCGACGCGGTGTCGCAGGCGGCCTGGGTGGGCCTGCCCGAGTTCCACCTCCCCGCGTTCGGCGACCCGGTCTCGTGGAGCCTGCTGCCGATCTTCCTGCCGGTCGTCCTCGTCCTCATCGCCGAGAACGTCGGCCACGTGCGGGGCGTCGCGACCATGACCGGTGACCCCACGATCAACCGGCACACCGGCCGCGCGCTCACCGCCGACGGCGTCGCGAGCACGCTCGCGGGCCTGTTCGGCGGCTCGGCGACGACGACCTACGGCGAGAACATCGGCGTCATGGCGGCGACCCGCGTCTATTCGACGGCGGCGTACTGGGTCGCGGGCGCCTTCGCGATCCTGCTGTCGTTCTCGCCCGCGTTCGGCGCGGTCATCAACACGATCCCCGCGGGCGTCATCGGCGGCGCGACGACCGCGCTGTACGGCCTCATCGGCGTCATCGGCATCAAGATCTGGGTCGACAACCAGGTCGACTTCTCGCGCCCCGTCAACCAGTACACCGCCGCGGTGGCCTTCGTCATCGCGATCGCGGGCTTCACGATGAACCTCGGCACGCTGACGTTCTCGGCGATCGTGCTCGGCACCGTCGCGGCCCTCGTGATCTACCACGGCGGCAACGCGATCGCCCGCTGGCGCAACACCGGCACCGACGACGGCGGCCCCATCGTCCCGATCGGCCAGCTCGGCGGCGACCCGCAGTAA
- a CDS encoding NADP-dependent oxidoreductase, which translates to MKALVYSDFGGNDRFQIVDREMPHNGPDTLVVRVVAAGLNPVDYKVREGYLRGAIDTLLPAVPGWDVAGIVEKTGLDTPKFAVGDAVLAYARADVVQHGSLAEYMPVPVRTAAHKPEGVSFEQAAALPLTGLTALQSLERAGVRSGQTVLIHGAAGGVGSFGVQLAVLRGARVVGTASPANHEYLRSLGAEPIAYGDGVVDAARALAPEGFDVIVDYAGGASLDSVPHLLASAGTVVSIADPRARSEFGGHYVWVRPDAAQLAELAHLVADGALRVEIAATYPLDEAAAAYAALEQGHTRGKLVVTTAV; encoded by the coding sequence ATGAAGGCACTCGTGTACTCCGACTTCGGCGGCAACGACCGCTTCCAGATCGTCGACCGGGAGATGCCCCACAACGGCCCCGACACGCTTGTCGTGCGGGTCGTGGCCGCGGGCCTCAACCCCGTCGACTACAAGGTGCGCGAGGGATACCTGCGCGGCGCGATCGACACCCTGCTGCCGGCGGTGCCGGGCTGGGACGTCGCCGGCATCGTGGAGAAGACAGGGCTCGACACCCCGAAGTTCGCCGTCGGCGACGCCGTGCTGGCCTATGCCCGCGCCGACGTGGTGCAGCATGGCTCGCTCGCCGAGTACATGCCCGTGCCGGTGCGCACCGCCGCGCACAAGCCCGAGGGCGTCTCGTTCGAACAGGCCGCCGCGCTGCCGCTGACGGGGCTCACGGCCCTGCAGTCGCTCGAGCGCGCCGGTGTGCGGTCGGGCCAGACCGTGCTCATCCACGGCGCCGCGGGCGGAGTGGGATCGTTCGGCGTGCAGCTCGCGGTGCTGCGCGGCGCACGCGTCGTGGGAACCGCATCGCCGGCGAATCACGAGTACCTGCGCTCACTCGGCGCCGAACCGATCGCCTACGGCGACGGTGTGGTCGATGCGGCGCGCGCCCTCGCGCCGGAGGGTTTCGACGTGATCGTCGACTACGCCGGCGGCGCATCGCTCGACTCGGTGCCTCACCTCCTGGCATCCGCGGGCACCGTCGTCTCTATCGCCGATCCGCGCGCCCGCAGCGAGTTCGGCGGCCACTACGTGTGGGTGCGACCGGATGCCGCGCAGCTCGCCGAGCTCGCGCACCTCGTCGCCGACGGTGCGCTGCGCGTTGAGATCGCCGCGACCTACCCCCTCGACGAGGCGGCTGCCGCGTATGCGGCGCTCGAGCAGGGCCACACCCGCGGCAAGCTCGTCGTCACCACCGCGGTCTGA
- a CDS encoding phosphoribosylaminoimidazolesuccinocarboxamide synthase, whose translation MTDAALDLPGWTHVYSGKVRDLYRPAGDIPKDRMLVVASDRVSAFDHVLSPGIPGKGELLTTLSLWWFDQLAGADGGPRIPNHLAPSHELTLGADGEANTADDVVDLIPAAVAGRAMVVRELEMLPIECVVRGYLTGSGWKEYRVSGTVCGIPLPAGLADGDRLPEPIFTPAYKAPMGEHDENISFARAEELVGPDRAAELRDASLAIYRRAAATAEAKGLILADTKFEFGVDAAGTLTLADEVLTSDSSRYWDAAAWATGATPAERMASFDKQIVRDWLAAAWDQTGTPPELPAEIVERTAAKYRELLEKLTA comes from the coding sequence GTGACGGATGCTGCTCTCGACCTGCCCGGCTGGACCCACGTGTACTCCGGCAAGGTGCGGGACCTGTACCGCCCGGCCGGCGACATCCCCAAGGACAGGATGCTCGTCGTCGCCAGCGACCGGGTGAGCGCGTTCGACCATGTGCTCTCCCCCGGCATCCCGGGAAAGGGCGAACTGCTGACGACGCTCAGCCTGTGGTGGTTCGACCAGCTCGCCGGCGCCGACGGCGGACCGCGGATCCCGAACCACCTCGCCCCGTCGCACGAGCTGACCCTCGGGGCCGACGGCGAGGCGAACACCGCCGACGATGTCGTGGACCTCATCCCGGCGGCCGTCGCGGGCCGCGCGATGGTGGTGCGCGAGCTCGAGATGCTCCCGATCGAGTGCGTCGTCCGCGGCTACCTCACGGGATCGGGGTGGAAGGAGTACCGCGTGTCGGGGACGGTGTGCGGCATCCCGCTGCCGGCGGGTCTCGCGGACGGCGACCGCCTGCCCGAGCCGATCTTCACGCCTGCGTACAAGGCGCCGATGGGGGAGCACGACGAGAACATCTCGTTCGCACGCGCCGAGGAGCTCGTCGGACCGGATCGCGCGGCCGAGCTGCGCGACGCCTCGCTCGCGATCTACCGTCGGGCCGCCGCGACCGCCGAGGCGAAGGGGCTCATCCTCGCCGACACGAAATTCGAGTTTGGGGTGGATGCCGCAGGCACGCTGACCCTCGCCGACGAGGTGCTCACGAGCGACTCGTCCCGGTACTGGGATGCCGCGGCGTGGGCCACGGGCGCAACTCCGGCGGAGCGGATGGCGAGCTTCGACAAGCAGATCGTCCGCGACTGGCTCGCCGCGGCGTGGGACCAGACCGGCACCCCGCCCGAGCTCCCCGCCGAGATCGTCGAGCGCACCGCCGCGAAATACCGCGAACTCCTCGAGAAGCTCACCGCGTAG
- a CDS encoding HNH endonuclease signature motif containing protein: MDLLTASLHDLLAQASQLVRDAAAGRVLERATEHELALQVSAIGDLARLTEALLVDAVGEITRRSEHGCRDDFMTSHLGCRNVTELVENLTRVDPRTATRLQRAARAVRPEVSGTTGEVLDAAFPQVRSAMLDGVVGVDGILAICEPLQASSPRIAPSARRHAEEIVVAEARGKGPHGAPPASAGILRVHAQAWALALDADGAEPRERAALRARGLTLGTATPTGVPIRGTLLPEVAAQLQTIFDAHLAPKVTFDNPEAEAAYDDGSPLLTAEDTRTRAQKQHDVLAAALSVAASSGLLPTIGGHAPTLVVSVTAEDLESGRGYAHAQGCEQPVTVSLARHVACAGTIQRVTSRDDGRIIRIDVRDRVFNRYQRRAIALRDGGCVIPGCGVPASWCEIHHVTEHAGGGPTHTDNGVLLCWYHHRYLDRIGWQIRMNHGIPEVKAPGWWGTDHQWRPATTSPTRLHRTILKT; encoded by the coding sequence ATGGACCTCCTCACCGCCTCGTTGCATGACCTGCTCGCGCAGGCATCCCAGCTGGTGCGGGATGCCGCCGCGGGACGGGTGTTGGAGCGGGCGACGGAGCATGAACTCGCCCTCCAGGTGTCCGCGATCGGTGACCTGGCTCGTCTGACGGAGGCGCTGCTGGTCGACGCGGTGGGGGAGATCACCCGCCGGTCCGAGCACGGCTGCCGGGACGATTTCATGACCTCACATTTGGGATGTCGGAACGTGACCGAACTGGTCGAGAACCTCACCCGCGTCGACCCGCGCACCGCGACCCGATTGCAGCGCGCCGCCCGCGCCGTCCGGCCGGAGGTCTCCGGCACGACCGGGGAGGTCCTGGACGCGGCGTTCCCGCAGGTCCGCTCGGCGATGCTCGACGGGGTGGTCGGGGTGGACGGGATCCTCGCGATCTGCGAGCCGCTGCAGGCGTCCAGCCCGCGGATCGCCCCGTCGGCCCGGCGGCACGCCGAGGAGATCGTCGTCGCGGAAGCCCGCGGGAAGGGCCCGCACGGGGCGCCCCCGGCATCAGCGGGGATCCTCCGGGTCCACGCACAGGCGTGGGCGCTCGCCCTGGACGCGGACGGTGCCGAACCCCGCGAACGTGCCGCGCTGCGCGCCCGCGGGCTCACCCTCGGGACAGCGACCCCCACCGGCGTCCCCATCCGCGGGACCCTGCTGCCGGAGGTCGCCGCGCAGCTGCAGACCATCTTCGACGCGCACCTCGCCCCGAAGGTCACCTTCGATAACCCTGAAGCGGAAGCCGCGTATGACGACGGGTCGCCGCTTCTCACTGCGGAAGACACCCGCACGAGGGCGCAGAAACAGCATGACGTCCTCGCCGCCGCGCTCAGTGTTGCCGCGTCCAGTGGGCTGCTGCCCACCATCGGGGGTCACGCTCCCACTCTCGTGGTGTCGGTCACCGCGGAAGATCTCGAGTCCGGCCGGGGGTACGCGCACGCGCAGGGGTGTGAGCAGCCGGTGACGGTGTCCCTTGCCCGGCATGTGGCGTGTGCGGGGACGATCCAACGCGTCACCAGCCGTGATGACGGGAGGATCATCCGGATCGATGTCCGCGACCGGGTGTTCAACCGGTACCAGCGGCGCGCGATCGCGCTCCGCGACGGCGGGTGCGTCATCCCCGGATGCGGGGTCCCGGCATCCTGGTGCGAGATCCACCACGTCACCGAACACGCAGGCGGCGGCCCCACCCACACCGACAACGGCGTCCTCCTGTGCTGGTACCACCACCGCTACCTCGACCGCATCGGCTGGCAGATCCGCATGAACCACGGCATCCCCGAAGTCAAAGCCCCCGGCTGGTGGGGAACCGACCACCAATGGCGACCCGCCACCACCTCACCCACCCGACTCCACCGCACCATCCTGAAGACCTGA
- a CDS encoding PadR family transcriptional regulator yields MMKDAVARLTPLGVMVLALLREDDMHPYEMIRLMRQRHDDRIVSLTNGTMYHTVGRLERGGLLAEVGTDREGNRPERTTYTLTDAGRQVVLDWVRREIPRIDRPVEFRVALAEVHNLERDEAVSLLRERETALAASLELHQGGRAKALAKGVPDQYLIEVEREGILLEAELTWLRELIARVADTDYPWGDAAGMPTDRYLAQREAARR; encoded by the coding sequence ATGATGAAGGATGCCGTCGCACGCCTCACCCCGTTGGGGGTCATGGTGCTCGCGCTGCTGCGCGAAGACGATATGCACCCCTACGAGATGATCCGGCTGATGCGCCAGCGGCACGACGACCGCATCGTCTCGCTCACCAACGGCACGATGTACCACACGGTGGGCCGTCTCGAGCGGGGAGGGCTGCTCGCCGAGGTCGGCACCGACCGGGAGGGAAACCGCCCGGAGCGGACGACCTACACCCTCACCGATGCCGGCCGGCAGGTCGTGCTCGACTGGGTGCGCCGCGAGATCCCGCGGATCGACCGACCGGTCGAGTTCCGCGTCGCGCTCGCCGAGGTCCACAACCTCGAGCGCGACGAAGCCGTCAGCCTGCTGCGCGAGCGCGAGACCGCCCTGGCCGCCTCGCTCGAGCTGCACCAGGGCGGACGGGCGAAAGCGCTCGCCAAGGGCGTTCCCGACCAGTACCTCATCGAAGTCGAGCGGGAAGGCATCCTGCTCGAGGCCGAACTGACCTGGCTGCGCGAGCTCATCGCGCGCGTGGCCGACACCGACTATCCGTGGGGCGATGCCGCCGGCATGCCCACCGACCGTTACCTCGCTCAGAGAGAGGCTGCACGCCGATGA